From a single Alkalihalophilus pseudofirmus genomic region:
- the tsf gene encoding translation elongation factor Ts → MAVTAAMVKELREKTGAGMMDCKKALTEVDGDMEKAIDLLREKGIAKAAKKADRVAAEGLTVVKAEGNKAVIVEVNSETDFVAKNENFQKLVQELAEHVLTQTPASVEEAMGQPFKGEGQTVQEYINASIAKIGEKISLRRFELVEKTDADVFGEYLHMGGRIGVLSVVGDSTDADLAKDISMHVAAINPTYVSRDEVSQEEVNREREVLKQQALNEGKPENIVEKMVEGRLSKYFEQVCLLDQPFVKDGDQKVGKYVQNKNASVKSFIRYEVGEGMEKREDNFAEEVMSQVKK, encoded by the coding sequence ATGGCAGTAACAGCAGCAATGGTAAAAGAATTACGTGAAAAAACAGGCGCAGGTATGATGGATTGTAAGAAAGCTTTAACAGAAGTAGATGGGGATATGGAAAAAGCAATTGACCTACTTCGTGAAAAAGGTATTGCAAAAGCTGCTAAAAAAGCAGATCGTGTAGCTGCAGAAGGTCTTACAGTAGTTAAAGCTGAAGGAAATAAAGCAGTAATTGTTGAAGTTAACTCTGAGACAGATTTCGTTGCTAAAAACGAAAACTTCCAAAAGTTAGTTCAAGAATTAGCTGAGCACGTATTAACTCAAACTCCGGCTTCTGTTGAAGAAGCAATGGGTCAACCTTTTAAAGGTGAAGGCCAAACTGTACAAGAGTACATCAATGCGTCAATCGCTAAAATTGGTGAGAAGATCTCTCTTCGCCGCTTTGAGTTAGTTGAGAAAACAGATGCTGACGTATTTGGTGAGTACCTGCACATGGGAGGTCGTATCGGAGTTCTTTCTGTAGTAGGAGACTCAACTGATGCTGATCTTGCAAAAGATATCTCTATGCACGTAGCTGCTATCAACCCTACGTACGTTTCTCGTGATGAAGTATCACAAGAAGAAGTTAACCGTGAGCGTGAAGTATTAAAGCAGCAAGCATTAAACGAAGGTAAGCCAGAGAACATTGTAGAAAAAATGGTTGAAGGCCGCCTAAGCAAATACTTCGAGCAAGTTTGTTTACTTGATCAGCCTTTCGTTAAAGATGGCGATCAAAAAGTAGGTAAATATGTACAAAACAAAAACGCTTCTGTTAAATCATTCATCCGTTATGAAGTTGGAGAAGGTATGGAGAAGCGTGAAGATAACTTCGCTGAAGAAGTTATGTCACAAGTTAAAAAGTAA
- the pyrH gene encoding UMP kinase, with translation MQKFNRVVLKLSGEALAGELGYGIDPTVIQSVAKQVKEIIELDVEVAVVVGGGNIWRGMAGSAKGMDRATADYMGMLATVMNSLALQDSLEDIGVESRVQTSIEMRQVAEPYIRRKAIRHLEKKRVVIFAAGTGNPYFSTDTTAALRAAEIEAEVILMAKNKVDGVYSADPSVDENAKKYSSISYMDVLKEGLAVMDTTASSLCMDNNIPLVVFSIMEEGNIKKAVLGEKIGTIVRGNS, from the coding sequence ATGCAAAAATTTAATCGAGTTGTACTAAAGCTAAGCGGGGAAGCATTAGCAGGAGAATTAGGCTATGGAATTGACCCCACAGTCATCCAATCTGTAGCTAAGCAAGTAAAAGAAATTATTGAGCTTGATGTAGAAGTCGCTGTCGTTGTGGGCGGTGGAAACATCTGGCGTGGAATGGCTGGAAGTGCTAAGGGCATGGACCGTGCTACAGCTGATTATATGGGAATGCTTGCGACAGTAATGAACTCATTAGCTCTTCAAGATAGTTTAGAGGATATTGGTGTTGAGTCGCGCGTTCAAACTTCTATTGAAATGAGACAGGTAGCTGAACCGTATATTCGCCGTAAAGCGATTCGTCATCTAGAGAAAAAACGTGTAGTTATTTTTGCTGCAGGAACCGGCAACCCATACTTCTCTACAGATACAACAGCTGCTCTTCGTGCTGCGGAAATTGAAGCAGAAGTTATTCTTATGGCTAAAAACAAAGTAGACGGGGTATACAGTGCAGACCCTTCTGTAGATGAAAATGCTAAAAAGTATTCAAGTATTTCTTATATGGATGTTTTAAAAGAGGGCTTAGCGGTGATGGATACAACAGCATCATCTTTATGCATGGATAACAATATTCCACTTGTAGTCTTCTCTATTATGGAAGAGGGTAATATTAAGAAGGCCGTACTCGGTGAAAAAATCGGAACTATTGTAAGGGGGAACTCATAA
- the rpsB gene encoding 30S ribosomal protein S2 — MAVISMKQLLEAGVHFGHQTRRWNPKMDRYIFTERNGIYIIDLQKTVKKVEQAYNFVRDLAADGGKILFVGTKKQAQDSVKEEAERCGMYYINQRWLGGTLTNFETIQKRITRLKNLEKMQEDGTFDVLPKKEVILLKKEMDRLEKFLGGIKDMQGIPDALFVIDPRKERIAIAEAHKLNIPIVAIVDTNCDPDEIDYVIPGNDDAIRAVKLLTGKMADAVIEATSGEEEEVVAEETTTA, encoded by the coding sequence GTGGCAGTAATCTCCATGAAACAATTACTAGAAGCTGGGGTACACTTCGGTCACCAGACTCGTCGCTGGAACCCAAAAATGGATCGCTACATCTTCACAGAACGTAACGGAATTTATATCATTGATCTTCAAAAGACAGTGAAAAAAGTTGAGCAAGCGTACAACTTTGTACGTGACTTAGCAGCTGACGGAGGGAAAATCCTTTTCGTTGGTACTAAAAAACAAGCTCAAGATTCAGTAAAAGAAGAAGCTGAGCGTTGTGGCATGTACTACATCAACCAACGTTGGTTAGGTGGTACTCTTACTAACTTTGAAACAATCCAAAAACGTATTACTCGTCTTAAGAATCTAGAGAAAATGCAAGAAGACGGCACGTTTGATGTTCTTCCTAAGAAAGAAGTAATTCTTCTTAAGAAAGAAATGGATCGTCTTGAAAAGTTCTTAGGCGGTATTAAAGACATGCAAGGAATTCCAGATGCACTATTCGTTATCGACCCACGTAAAGAGCGCATTGCAATTGCGGAAGCTCACAAGCTGAACATTCCAATTGTTGCGATTGTAGATACGAACTGTGATCCAGATGAAATTGACTATGTAATCCCTGGTAACGATGATGCAATTCGTGCAGTAAAACTTCTTACTGGTAAAATGGCGGATGCGGTGATCGAAGCTACTTCAGGTGAGGAAGAAGAAGTAGTTGCTGAAGAAACAACTACTGCTTAA
- a CDS encoding DUF6115 domain-containing protein — MVYILTISLLLHGLTILWMMTLAKKISVGPPSGHTENEKVKREIEDLLFAYTSEMKEENERLLHEIKQLKEVSSPSENKSKGENNEQGQSTSLQQDKRDGKTSKSRDDHPQIKKPVNIEQEKDPFLDEKYNDYLPPSPSSNEESAAIFEQSDTANVLMLSKRGLTAEQIAKQLQLGKGEVELILKFYR; from the coding sequence ATGGTATATATATTAACGATCAGCTTGCTGCTGCACGGCTTAACGATCCTGTGGATGATGACATTAGCCAAAAAAATAAGCGTTGGGCCACCTTCTGGTCATACTGAAAATGAAAAAGTAAAAAGGGAAATAGAGGATTTACTTTTTGCCTACACATCTGAGATGAAAGAAGAGAATGAACGGCTGCTGCATGAAATAAAGCAGTTAAAAGAGGTGTCTTCTCCTAGTGAAAACAAAAGCAAAGGAGAAAATAACGAGCAAGGTCAGTCAACCTCTCTTCAGCAAGATAAAAGGGATGGGAAAACATCTAAAAGCCGGGATGATCATCCTCAAATTAAGAAGCCTGTAAATATTGAGCAGGAAAAAGATCCGTTCCTAGACGAAAAATACAATGACTATCTTCCACCTTCACCTTCATCTAATGAAGAATCAGCAGCGATTTTTGAGCAGTCTGACACGGCAAATGTATTGATGCTGTCAAAAAGAGGGCTAACTGCCGAACAAATTGCCAAACAACTTCAATTAGGCAAAGGGGAAGTAGAACTTATTTTGAAATTTTATCGCTAA